In Macadamia integrifolia cultivar HAES 741 chromosome 5, SCU_Mint_v3, whole genome shotgun sequence, a single window of DNA contains:
- the LOC122078165 gene encoding probable 3-hydroxyisobutyrate dehydrogenase, mitochondrial isoform X3 has translation MAISRVKTLKALSNFTSTLTSYSIRSSLLRRFSSSNVSPLIQRIGFVGLGNMGFHMANNLINAGYKVCVHDINSNVMEKFSDKGVLTKGTPFEVAETSDVVITMLPSSSHVLDVYTGHNGLLHGENPLTPWLFIDSSTIDPQTSRRLSATISNCALKEKKGCGCSPVLLDAPVSGGVLGAEAGTLTFMVGGLQEAYLAAEPIFLSMGKNTIYCGGTGNGAAAKICNNLAMAVSMLGVSEAFSLGQSLGITASTLTKIFNSSSARCWSSDSYNPVPGVMEGVPASKNYNGGFSSKLMAKDLKLAVASAEEVRLKCPMTSQAQEIFWVQIHEPLQGRSRVQGLLFCFPPLLLWQG, from the exons ATGGCGATTTCAAGAGTGAAAACCCTGAAAGCTCTTTCGAATTTTACATCAACACTCACATCTTATTCCATTCGATCATCTTTACTTCGTAGATTCTCTTCGTCTAACGTCTCACCTCTGATTCAG AGGATTGGATTTGTAGGACTTGGAAATATGGGTTTTCATATGGCGAATAATCTTATTAACGCCGGATACAAAGTCTGCGTCCATGATAT AAACAGCAATGTGATGGAGAAGTTCTCAGATAAGGGGGTTCTCACCAAAGGAACACCTTTTGAGGTTGCAGAAACAAGCGATGTTGTGATCACAATGTTACCTTCGTCTTCCCAT GTGCTAGATGTTTACACTGGACATAATGGTCTGCTTCATGGAGAGAATCCCCTCACTCCATGGTTATTTATAGATTCATCAACAATTGATCCCCAGACTTCAAGAAGACTTTCCGCGACTATTTCTAATTGTGccctaaaagaaaagaaag GTTGTGGATGCTCCCCTGTCTTGTTGGATGCCCCTGTGTCTGGAGGTGTTCTTGGTGCAGAAGCTGGGACCCTTACTTTTATG GTTGGTGGCTTGCAGGAAGCTTATCTGGCTGCAGAACCCATATTTCTCTCAATGGGAAAAAACACAATTTATTGTGGTGGGACTGGAAATGGTGCT GCAGCAAAGATCTGTAATAATTTGGCAATGGCTGTGAGCATGCTCGGGGTGTCAGAAGCATTTTCACTTGGCCAGTCTCTGGGGATTACAGCAAGTACATTAACCAAGATATTCAATTCTTCAAGTGCACGGTGTTGGAGTAG TGACAGTTACAATCCAGTTCCTGGAGTGATGGAAGGGGTACCTGCTTCAAAAAACTACAATGGTGGATTTTCCTCTAAGCTTATG GCAAAAGATCTAAAGCTTGCTGTAGCATCAGCTGAAGAAGTCAGGCTTAAGTGCCCCATGACATCCCAAGCACAAGAGAT TTTTTGGGTGCAGATACATGAGCCTTTGCAAGGAAGGTCACGAGTCCAAGGACTTCTCTTCTGCTTTCCGCCACTATTACTCTGGCAAGGATGA
- the LOC122078165 gene encoding probable 3-hydroxyisobutyrate dehydrogenase, mitochondrial isoform X4, with amino-acid sequence MGFHMANNLINAGYKVCVHDINSNVMEKFSDKGVLTKGTPFEVAETSDVVITMLPSSSHVLDVYTGHNGLLHGENPLTPWLFIDSSTIDPQTSRRLSATISNCALKEKKGCGCSPVLLDAPVSGGVLGAEAGTLTFMVGGLQEAYLAAEPIFLSMGKNTIYCGGTGNGAAAKICNNLAMAVSMLGVSEAFSLGQSLGITASTLTKIFNSSSARCWSSDSYNPVPGVMEGVPASKNYNGGFSSKLMAKDLKLAVASAEEVRLKCPMTSQAQEIFWVQIHEPLQGRSRVQGLLFCFPPLLLWQG; translated from the exons ATGGGTTTTCATATGGCGAATAATCTTATTAACGCCGGATACAAAGTCTGCGTCCATGATAT AAACAGCAATGTGATGGAGAAGTTCTCAGATAAGGGGGTTCTCACCAAAGGAACACCTTTTGAGGTTGCAGAAACAAGCGATGTTGTGATCACAATGTTACCTTCGTCTTCCCAT GTGCTAGATGTTTACACTGGACATAATGGTCTGCTTCATGGAGAGAATCCCCTCACTCCATGGTTATTTATAGATTCATCAACAATTGATCCCCAGACTTCAAGAAGACTTTCCGCGACTATTTCTAATTGTGccctaaaagaaaagaaag GTTGTGGATGCTCCCCTGTCTTGTTGGATGCCCCTGTGTCTGGAGGTGTTCTTGGTGCAGAAGCTGGGACCCTTACTTTTATG GTTGGTGGCTTGCAGGAAGCTTATCTGGCTGCAGAACCCATATTTCTCTCAATGGGAAAAAACACAATTTATTGTGGTGGGACTGGAAATGGTGCT GCAGCAAAGATCTGTAATAATTTGGCAATGGCTGTGAGCATGCTCGGGGTGTCAGAAGCATTTTCACTTGGCCAGTCTCTGGGGATTACAGCAAGTACATTAACCAAGATATTCAATTCTTCAAGTGCACGGTGTTGGAGTAG TGACAGTTACAATCCAGTTCCTGGAGTGATGGAAGGGGTACCTGCTTCAAAAAACTACAATGGTGGATTTTCCTCTAAGCTTATG GCAAAAGATCTAAAGCTTGCTGTAGCATCAGCTGAAGAAGTCAGGCTTAAGTGCCCCATGACATCCCAAGCACAAGAGAT TTTTTGGGTGCAGATACATGAGCCTTTGCAAGGAAGGTCACGAGTCCAAGGACTTCTCTTCTGCTTTCCGCCACTATTACTCTGGCAAGGATGA
- the LOC122078165 gene encoding probable 3-hydroxyisobutyrate dehydrogenase, mitochondrial isoform X2, with amino-acid sequence MAISRVKTLKALSNFTSTLTSYSIRSSLLRRFSSSNVSPLIQASFHLKRIGFVGLGNMGFHMANNLINAGYKVCVHDINSNVMEKFSDKGVLTKGTPFEVAETSDVVITMLPSSSHVLDVYTGHNGLLHGENPLTPWLFIDSSTIDPQTSRRLSATISNCALKEKKGCGCSPVLLDAPVSGGVLGAEAGTLTFMVGGLQEAYLAAEPIFLSMGKNTIYCGGTGNGAAAKICNNLAMAVSMLGVSEAFSLGQSLGITASTLTKIFNSSSARCWSSDSYNPVPGVMEGVPASKNYNGGFSSKLMAKDLKLAVASAEEVRLKCPMTSQAQEIYMSLCKEGHESKDFSSAFRHYYSGKDE; translated from the exons ATGGCGATTTCAAGAGTGAAAACCCTGAAAGCTCTTTCGAATTTTACATCAACACTCACATCTTATTCCATTCGATCATCTTTACTTCGTAGATTCTCTTCGTCTAACGTCTCACCTCTGATTCAGGCAAGTTTTCATCTCAAG AGGATTGGATTTGTAGGACTTGGAAATATGGGTTTTCATATGGCGAATAATCTTATTAACGCCGGATACAAAGTCTGCGTCCATGATAT AAACAGCAATGTGATGGAGAAGTTCTCAGATAAGGGGGTTCTCACCAAAGGAACACCTTTTGAGGTTGCAGAAACAAGCGATGTTGTGATCACAATGTTACCTTCGTCTTCCCAT GTGCTAGATGTTTACACTGGACATAATGGTCTGCTTCATGGAGAGAATCCCCTCACTCCATGGTTATTTATAGATTCATCAACAATTGATCCCCAGACTTCAAGAAGACTTTCCGCGACTATTTCTAATTGTGccctaaaagaaaagaaag GTTGTGGATGCTCCCCTGTCTTGTTGGATGCCCCTGTGTCTGGAGGTGTTCTTGGTGCAGAAGCTGGGACCCTTACTTTTATG GTTGGTGGCTTGCAGGAAGCTTATCTGGCTGCAGAACCCATATTTCTCTCAATGGGAAAAAACACAATTTATTGTGGTGGGACTGGAAATGGTGCT GCAGCAAAGATCTGTAATAATTTGGCAATGGCTGTGAGCATGCTCGGGGTGTCAGAAGCATTTTCACTTGGCCAGTCTCTGGGGATTACAGCAAGTACATTAACCAAGATATTCAATTCTTCAAGTGCACGGTGTTGGAGTAG TGACAGTTACAATCCAGTTCCTGGAGTGATGGAAGGGGTACCTGCTTCAAAAAACTACAATGGTGGATTTTCCTCTAAGCTTATG GCAAAAGATCTAAAGCTTGCTGTAGCATCAGCTGAAGAAGTCAGGCTTAAGTGCCCCATGACATCCCAAGCACAAGAGAT ATACATGAGCCTTTGCAAGGAAGGTCACGAGTCCAAGGACTTCTCTTCTGCTTTCCGCCACTATTACTCTGGCAAGGATGAGTAA
- the LOC122078165 gene encoding probable 3-hydroxyisobutyrate dehydrogenase, mitochondrial isoform X1 produces MAISRVKTLKALSNFTSTLTSYSIRSSLLRRFSSSNVSPLIQASFHLKRIGFVGLGNMGFHMANNLINAGYKVCVHDINSNVMEKFSDKGVLTKGTPFEVAETSDVVITMLPSSSHVLDVYTGHNGLLHGENPLTPWLFIDSSTIDPQTSRRLSATISNCALKEKKGCGCSPVLLDAPVSGGVLGAEAGTLTFMVGGLQEAYLAAEPIFLSMGKNTIYCGGTGNGAAAKICNNLAMAVSMLGVSEAFSLGQSLGITASTLTKIFNSSSARCWSSDSYNPVPGVMEGVPASKNYNGGFSSKLMAKDLKLAVASAEEVRLKCPMTSQAQEIFWVQIHEPLQGRSRVQGLLFCFPPLLLWQG; encoded by the exons ATGGCGATTTCAAGAGTGAAAACCCTGAAAGCTCTTTCGAATTTTACATCAACACTCACATCTTATTCCATTCGATCATCTTTACTTCGTAGATTCTCTTCGTCTAACGTCTCACCTCTGATTCAGGCAAGTTTTCATCTCAAG AGGATTGGATTTGTAGGACTTGGAAATATGGGTTTTCATATGGCGAATAATCTTATTAACGCCGGATACAAAGTCTGCGTCCATGATAT AAACAGCAATGTGATGGAGAAGTTCTCAGATAAGGGGGTTCTCACCAAAGGAACACCTTTTGAGGTTGCAGAAACAAGCGATGTTGTGATCACAATGTTACCTTCGTCTTCCCAT GTGCTAGATGTTTACACTGGACATAATGGTCTGCTTCATGGAGAGAATCCCCTCACTCCATGGTTATTTATAGATTCATCAACAATTGATCCCCAGACTTCAAGAAGACTTTCCGCGACTATTTCTAATTGTGccctaaaagaaaagaaag GTTGTGGATGCTCCCCTGTCTTGTTGGATGCCCCTGTGTCTGGAGGTGTTCTTGGTGCAGAAGCTGGGACCCTTACTTTTATG GTTGGTGGCTTGCAGGAAGCTTATCTGGCTGCAGAACCCATATTTCTCTCAATGGGAAAAAACACAATTTATTGTGGTGGGACTGGAAATGGTGCT GCAGCAAAGATCTGTAATAATTTGGCAATGGCTGTGAGCATGCTCGGGGTGTCAGAAGCATTTTCACTTGGCCAGTCTCTGGGGATTACAGCAAGTACATTAACCAAGATATTCAATTCTTCAAGTGCACGGTGTTGGAGTAG TGACAGTTACAATCCAGTTCCTGGAGTGATGGAAGGGGTACCTGCTTCAAAAAACTACAATGGTGGATTTTCCTCTAAGCTTATG GCAAAAGATCTAAAGCTTGCTGTAGCATCAGCTGAAGAAGTCAGGCTTAAGTGCCCCATGACATCCCAAGCACAAGAGAT TTTTTGGGTGCAGATACATGAGCCTTTGCAAGGAAGGTCACGAGTCCAAGGACTTCTCTTCTGCTTTCCGCCACTATTACTCTGGCAAGGATGA